GAACCCTGGAAAAAGCGAATATTACATGCTTCACTAGAGAGATCGAGTCCACGACTATGActcattttaaaagtaaaagtgaAAGAAAACTtcactttttgttataaatacacGCTGAACCaagaaataaagatattattatattttatataacatttttaaaagtatttattgtatttgtatataaaatatacgttcCAATTTGGTGAAAGAATTGATTGTTAaaattggtttttaaaaatatttacattgtcTATAACGACAGGTTGGTTCACAATCAGGTCCATTATTAAaagatgatattatttttcgttGGTCCTAAgagttttaatactttattttcgtGAAAACGTCGACTAACCAACTTTTCAGAGTGACATCATTAAATAGATGttaccaatataaaaaaaatatacatattatatattatatgaacacACCTTGTCATATAAGTTGCCcacgtatataattaattatttttgagtaCTATAGtgtaatatctaaaatttataaaaacatttttagaaCTCTTTATACATGCAAATAtttgctattaaattatttattttcttaatatatgtttaattgaaAAGAAAGTAAATCGTATCACAAGTAATTCGcagattaaacaaaattttaatttatttttattaattaattttttttatttatttttataatcataataaatatatatatatatatatatatatatatatatatatatatatatgtatatgtatatgtatgtattaaatttcactgagtgtgaaataaatatattttgtattctgtGTAGTATCTGacaacttttttgttttgaaatttgacATTTTGAGTGCAAGAACCCGTACCGGCGCGGCGCGGTGCCCGGTTGAATTAAAGTATAGAACACAAAGTTGCGCGGATCAATAAATAGACATCCAATGGCAGTGCTCGTCGCTACGCTCGCAATCAatcaatataactttaaaattatatatgcatCGCTTATAACTTAGTAAGACTCCGTGTCGTTGTGTTGAAAAGTATTgagaatacatttataatgatcACTCTAGGCGCTctcatatgtttatttactttggCGAGCGCGTTCGACGACACCTTCTGCGATAAAGATAAAGTTCTCTGCCATGGGAACTTCGATATAGACTTTACAGTCAAACATATACTTTACGACGTTAACCCCCCggaaggttttaatttaaggagGGATGTGTATATGAGGTTTGCCATTATGCTGGCGAAAGCGAAGACCAACTACGTGAAAAACAAGTGGCGGCTGATTTTACCGCCTTGGGACAACATGTACCATTGGAAGGCAAGTACGCAGACGAGCAAGCCTCTGCCCTGGAGACACTTCTTCGATGTGAACGCTCTCCAATCTTTCGCGCCAGTCGTGGAATTCGACGAATATCTAGAAAACACAAAATCAGATTACGTGAAAGTCGACCATTTGTATGTTTTACAGAACTTTGAAAATCCGTTTGAGAACGGCGTTTTCGAAGAGAAGTATAAAGTGGTGGGGAACTGTGTTTATAATGTTAGTAACGATAAAATAAGAGTGAAGGAGGTGATATGTGTCAAGTTCCAGGGTaagatatcaaaattatgGGAATTGATAGCATCGAATCCAAAGGACACCAGCGTGATGTTCGCGCACGGAGAGATACCTCTGCATGATAGTTACGGGGACGGGTTATACTGGTCTTGTCGTAAGAGCATGGTGTTCAGTGATCCGCTTGTCGAAGCGGCGACGAAGTACATGACGGATAAGCTCAAATGCTACATGAAGATGTGCACTTCGTATATAAGTATACACTGGCGGCGTCAGGACTTCGCCAGGTCGAGGAGTAAGGACGTCCCATCGGTCACAGGAACGGCAAAGCAAATTGATGACATTGTAAGGAATACTAATCTCGATTTGAATGAAGTGTTCATTGCGACCGATGCTGATCAATCGGAGTTGCAGCTTCTGAAGACTGAATTGAAGAATATGGGGTACATGGTTTACTACTACACTCCGACGGCTGACGAGATACAGCGCTACAAGGATGGTGGCATCGCAATCATAGAGCAGATCATATGTTCCCATGCTGCAACCTTCATCGGAACGCATGAGAGTACATTTACATACAGGATTCAAGAAGAGAGAGAGCTGCTGGGATTCCGCACATACACTACATTCAACCGATTCTGTCCAGACAAGGGTGAATGTGAGAGGCCGTCCGTCTGGAAGTTTGTTGAATGACTACACTAACTAAGGACGTGGGAGACCAGCTACTAATGGTCTTTCCAACCCAATGTAGACCTTTCTACTCCAGATCCACTATACTTGGACTCGAATAATCACCAGAACACGTAACAAATATTCCATTAatcttaaatgattttttttattgtatttgtatttttgaaatttatttttcatactttatttcCTGCtgggaaaaaaaaaaattatcatatattttgatatttttataattattgtgcCATAAAGCATTTACTATAGCGATAAGTGTATTTCAATGCTCTTCAATAAATGTCTTCtagaagaaaatattctttgatgtaattttctttgtaagtGAAGTGTAACTGATGAAGGAAGATTCTATGGTCAGCGAGCTTCACCGCATGAGGTCCGTCTCGATGGGGGCAGTGTCATGCTGTAACAGAAGATATGGCCAAATGTCTATAAGGCAGCCTATCCCGCTGTAGGCCTTAAGTGGGGCCGGGAGAGACTTAGAAAGAAATGGGGGCCTTGTGTAGAGGCCTAggtgatttataatatcatttagcTAGGATAAGTTATAGTACTTCTTCAGTAGGTAGGTAAAAAAATGGTTGCGCTTAACAATTCTCAACGTGGGCATAGACTAAATAAGTTTGGGAGCCCTTTTTATAAGGTACAGCAAATTAAACTCCTTGTCTATGTATTTATTCTCCTTGAcccttaatatatttctacagCTGCAACTCTTGGAGCAACTTGAGTGTTCATGGCAGATAAACACCACGAAGTCGAAGCTAATAccttttatttacgtaataaataataagtgagGGTATTTGATATTATCAGTTATCACCTACCACCCGCATAGCCACCTGTGCAAGTGCagtcacaacaatgagtgTCGGTTGGTATACATAGAGGCGAGGGTATACTTAAAGACAGTCTCGCTCGAGACGTTGCACGGATCGGACCTCTGCGAAGTGAGGGGTGGTCCTGACGACAGGTTTGAcgttatgctgacgtcacgcTTTTTGAAAACAacgattttatataagtcCGACCTATATAACAAGATATTCGCGCCTGAAGCCTCTAAGAGAAGGTTTGCCGGCACCTGCAtactatttaacttatttataccAAAGGAAACGTGTTCAGGGTAGTGAGCTGAGATTGATCTGAAGATCTGACTAAGTCTTAcgagtggcgccatctgtgccgtACTGATTATAACATACTATAATCCTTAGTTATTTCTGTGACTGATTATAATGACTCATAACACTGAGCCGTTGTTGTTAGTGATGGCGACATTTGAGCATCAGCTTGTGTGTGAACTATGAACACCGGCTTCAGACATTTTGTAACACATTACTGGAAGTGACGCTGAACATTGATAAACAAACCTGTTACAGTACCTCGACCCTGTGACAGCGGGTCGCGGGACGGTATCCTGGTCCTGACCCAATGCTCCTTATATTCCTCATCAGGATGTTCGGCTCCACTTTGACGTCAAGGATCCAGAGTAATGACTTACATGTATATCaagataaatactttattcattacattaaatatcacTTGTCCTTCCAAGCTCATTAATCTaccaacattattttaatataaagattacgatatatattgtaaaacattCCGAATGATCTCGACGATCCAGCGGGTGTCACCCTCAGCCGACCTTCACCCTGGTGACGTGTTCGTCACCCTCCAGCCCGTGCACCCGCAACAGGTGTCTGATGACGTTCCTTCTCCTCACGAAGCTGTTCTCGCAGACGGCGCACTTGAAGCTGTAGGGAGCCGGTCGGTGTCGGCTCTTGTGAATCCTCATCAGGGTCACGGATTTGAATCGAGCTGAACACTGGTCGCACTGGAGACGGAGGAATGTAGCGatcaatattaaagatatcgctttcatatataaaacaactgTTTTATACCAAAATCCAGAAATTCAGTAAAACTCGCTGCTTAAATGACTTGAGCTACCTGAACTTTATTTAAACCCATAGAGATCAAAAACTACCAGACGACTAACATCCTTAACACTAGGTGGCGCTAGGTGTACACTGATAtctgttattttcttttaactaacattttcattaaccATATCAAATGAGACGAATcttctcatcattccatggatccCGTGCGGGTggcgggtccatcgttgcagggagaggagcttcaacagttcccggaacttgcgacccaggtgtgggtttaaggggcccgtatctaacgcgcgttaaacgctcacctccaccgttcaagctcctctctctatctaaccaaatttgaaacgaacatGCTAGAGCTGCCTTAGAAGTTATTCTGACTTCTAGTTCTACTTAGTGACCTACTAGCAGCGCCACCTACCGTCCAAGACAAGTGAATATACTGAAACACTCTCattccattttaataataataataaaaataatatgtattattattatgattatttaagtTTCCTCAAAATCTATTCAGTAGTTTTTGTAGGAATGGGcgttaaacatacatacaggCCCACAAACACGCATAATTTTGGGATGATCTCAAATACACTCCACCCACCTGTACAGTTTTCTCCGGCAAGTGTATGGCTATGTGCTGCAAGTAACTGCTTTTCCTATGGAATCCCGTGTTGCACTCCTTACATACAAACGGCTTTTCACCGGTGTGGAGTCGCTCATGAATCTGGttagtaataaaagtttaaataaaaaatatatacttaataaacacatatatagGAACAATGAGTATAACTAACTATTgacatatttacaattaataccAACAGAATTgcttttttaacataatcttTACTGCATTAGACATGAGTCccatcaaaatcggtccagctGTTTTAGACCAACCAGACAAAGTCCTATATCTAGTTTAAAGGCGTTGTTTAGATACTCACTTTAACCTGTTCAGCGTTAGATGCTCTATAGTCGCAGAAGGAACACTTATCCGTTTTCTCGTAGCCGTGCTTGGCTCGACAGTGCATCAGGAGAAGTCTCCGCGTTATGAATTTCTTGCCGCAGTGCTGTAACACGCAGGAAATGACACGTTACAACTGCATCCTCGTACATGAATGCATCCTCAAGCAAACACAGCGACACCCCTCTGAACgtattatctatatatgaatgttactGTAAGGAGCTCTCACCTCGCACACCACATCGAAGCCGGTGTGTATTTTGTAATGGTTCCGTAAAGACAACCGAGACGTTAGTATTTTGCGGCAGTACTCACATTCGATCTCCTCTTTAACACTTTTCCTCGGTCTGTCAACGTTTTTGTTCCGTTTCGTTGCCGTGTTTGAATCATTGCTACATTTCTTATTGTTACTTGTGTTTTTGTTCTGCTGTAACTGGTCCAAGGTGATAGTGTCTTCGTCAGTTTTGTTATCTTCCTTGCTTCCATCGGATATGTCTATAGATATTGTCACGTCTTCAGTCTTGAGACACGGTTCCAGTTTTATGTCACACGTATTGTTTTTCAGTATGTTATTAGCTTGATCGCATTTTCTCCTGAACTTTAtgcaattatttacaaatgttataCAATTGTTACACATTTCTTGCGGCAGCGTATCGTCTATTTCGATCtgtgtatgaaaataatattactgacTACTTGATGTACATACGCTATTATTTTAAgctttaaactaatatattttaatttttttaagtatttaagattgtcataatttttaaaattatataaaaacataataaatagcatagatatgaaaatactagatattatttgatatttgattCAATTAAGATTCctatttaattagttattataattcaagttatgattaattttaaacactcGTCTATTTACCTTAACACCGgtgattacaaataaaacactagaatatttttcactttgtTCCGGCATAACAAATATCGGAAGAAGGTTTTGGTCGTTCAAACAGGTTCTACAGCATTTCCACTCGTTCATTTCGCTTGTATAGCAATAAGCTCTAATTGGATTTCGAAAAGACAGCAACAAAAATCTAAATCATAAGTAATGATGATATTAATTCGTTACCAAACACTAAATAGTTTGCAAAACAAATGTAGCATTTgacaacagattataaattctGTGATGACATTGATGTCTAGACACAGATAATAGTTCATACTAGGAAGTAGGATTGTTTAAACTTCACGCAGATTCATAAAGATTATGCAAATAGAACTTTGtcctgaaatatataaaatgaagtttcctaacgacatttaaaatgcagaaaaaatattacaattggCAAATGCTCTCCACTTGTACTATATGCCACCATTCTCTAGTTTTCTAGAGCATGTCCTACAATTTGGTTCCACAGTAAtcctttaaagttaaatatggACTAGATTACCCTGTCCTTCAGTGGGGAGCTCTTGAACTCGTCTCGTGAGCTCGCGAATTTTTTGCGGTTTCTTATAATGTCGTGTTTGTGAATTCTgaggaaatttttatatttgaagcgTAAGTCACTGaataacgttataattttagtattgaGGACATACACAATTGTATGTTGGAGTCACTTGTTGTGACTCTGTGTTAATTGATTCTTGACTCAGGTAATCAATAACAAGAAATTAATTGTGTctatatatatcacaaaatgtaacaaatatgGCCTACGAACTCCACGTCCAGAGTCCACACCAGATTGCATAAGTATAAACGATAAAGTTAATCCTATTTCCTTATCGATATAAAGTTTTAGCTGAAAaagaaaacatgttttttataactattaagtTAATGTGACATCCATACTTAgtgataaaacatattaaggGAAGaggtcaataaaataaatatttttataaatatatattacaaaaatgactagagaaatattttaaacaataaataacaataaaaaggattatttaatgttttagattatcgaatatttatacaacaaataTCTTTAGCTGAATATAGTTAACCTTTTCCGTAAACATCAGAAGAAAGTGAAATGTAAATGTCAAAAtttgacaaacaaataaaaaattatgaatattttcaacTACCTATTAATCTATAAAGTTTTtgcaaagaatattttaaagaagtaAGAAGCGTGGATTACTGTTGCCTTCATGTTACCTTTGTTCCTTCTAATTCACGGTATGGCCTCTCGAGGGAGAATGTTTTGTAGGAATACAAGACCCAAGAAATCCTTCAAGATAGAACTGGGCAGTGAATCCTGCAGGACCTGTGGTAGCACCAGGAGTTTAGGATCTCTATTTAGTGGAGGCGAAAGTAAGGAAAAAATATCTGAACAACTACGGCTAGTAACTGGTTTAGTAGTGAGTTTATTTCCCTTGAACAATAGATATTCTCTTCTCTGGCTTATAATGCACGCCTCCTCTACAttataaactgttttatatttcatagataAGACCTAATGATGGATTATCCCAAAAAATATGTCGCCGGTGCTACAGAGCGATTAGGTCTGCAATAAGACTGAGACGAGTCAGTAGAAGAACTGAAAAGCTTCGTCTCGGTATGAGGGTGAAGACTGAGAATGTACCAAAACTAGCGATGACTACAGCTGTGAAGACGGAACCTCAATCAGACAACTTACAAGCCAACGACTTTGGACAAATGGGTTTCATTGACAGATATCAGAATTACAACTTCCCCGATCTGTACGATATCTGTAAGAAAGAAGCGGTGAGTATTCTCTCAATGTACACACGACATAGTTAGCCTCGGACTGAATCCCGACTTGAAACTTTGAATCACTTGTTGATATAAAGATAAGTGCGGAGATCTGTACATCCACAAACGGGCCTTAGACCTTTCAATGGGTTTGAAATCACTCAGCTGTTGAGTGTCGACAAAAGGCgaggtttaaattttaaatgaaagttattttgttgttataaaaccacatttattttattccattcaGTATTAAA
This sequence is a window from Danaus plexippus chromosome 29 unlocalized genomic scaffold, MEX_DaPlex mxdp_36, whole genome shotgun sequence. Protein-coding genes within it:
- the LOC116776965 gene encoding zinc finger protein 557-like; the protein is MNEWKCCRTCLNDQNLLPIFVMPEQSEKYSSVLFVITGVKIEIDDTLPQEMCNNCITFVNNCIKFRRKCDQANNILKNNTCDIKLEPCLKTEDVTISIDISDGSKEDNKTDEDTITLDQLQQNKNTSNNKKCSNDSNTATKRNKNVDRPRKSVKEEIECEYCRKILTSRLSLRNHYKIHTGFDVVCEHCGKKFITRRLLLMHCRAKHGYEKTDKCSFCDYRASNAEQVKIHERLHTGEKPFVCKECNTGFHRKSSYLQHIAIHLPEKTVQCDQCSARFKSVTLMRIHKSRHRPAPYSFKCAVCENSFVRRRNVIRHLLRVHGLEGDEHVTRVKVG
- the LOC116776939 gene encoding GDP-fucose protein O-fucosyltransferase 2, whose product is MITLGALICLFTLASAFDDTFCDKDKVLCHGNFDIDFTVKHILYDVNPPEGFNLRRDVYMRFAIMLAKAKTNYVKNKWRLILPPWDNMYHWKASTQTSKPLPWRHFFDVNALQSFAPVVEFDEYLENTKSDYVKVDHLYVLQNFENPFENGVFEEKYKVVGNCVYNVSNDKIRVKEVICVKFQGKISKLWELIASNPKDTSVMFAHGEIPLHDSYGDGLYWSCRKSMVFSDPLVEAATKYMTDKLKCYMKMCTSYISIHWRRQDFARSRSKDVPSVTGTAKQIDDIVRNTNLDLNEVFIATDADQSELQLLKTELKNMGYMVYYYTPTADEIQRYKDGGIAIIEQIICSHAATFIGTHESTFTYRIQEERELLGFRTYTTFNRFCPDKGECERPSVWKFVE